A genomic region of Verrucomicrobiota bacterium contains the following coding sequences:
- a CDS encoding DsrE family protein, with amino-acid sequence MQFSGKKLGVLISCAPQAANFRHGIRAAGAALGKGVDVYVYCIDEAVSGLADQELQTLKAKGLKLYACAYGAHRHHVPLSDLAAFAGLTVVSDIMASTDRFVSFN; translated from the coding sequence ATGCAGTTTTCAGGTAAAAAATTGGGTGTCCTGATCTCCTGTGCTCCGCAGGCCGCCAATTTCCGCCACGGCATCCGCGCGGCAGGCGCTGCCTTGGGCAAGGGGGTGGACGTCTATGTCTATTGCATTGATGAGGCGGTGTCCGGATTGGCCGATCAGGAACTTCAAACGCTGAAGGCCAAGGGGCTTAAACTTTATGCCTGCGCGTATGGCGCACATCGCCACCACGTTCCCCTGAGCGACCTCGCCGCCTTTGCCGGCTTGACGGTGGTGAGTGACATTATGGCGAGCACCGACCGCTTTGTGAGTTTCAATTGA